A portion of the Bacteroides faecium genome contains these proteins:
- the wecB gene encoding non-hydrolyzing UDP-N-acetylglucosamine 2-epimerase, which yields MKKIMLVFGTRPEAIKMAPLVKEFQKHPDSFQTIVCVTGQHRQMLDQVLNLFEIAPDFDLNIMKQGQDLYDVTARVLTGMRDILKEAKPDIVLVHGDTTTSTAAALAAFYQQIPVGHVEAGLRTHNIYSPWPEEMNRQITGRIATYNFAPTLLSKSNLLKEAINPDSIVVTGNTVIDALHQVVTKIKKDTLLDIELEKTLIQSGYDVSRLRDGKKLVLITGHRRENFGDGFIQMCTAIKDLTQKYPEVDFVYPMHLNPNVRKPIFEVFGENLSNLKNMFFIEPLEYLSFVYLMEKSTIVLTDSGGIQEEAPGLGKPVLVMRDTTERPEALDAGTVKLVGTDYNKIVDEVSILLDNAETYKKMSMAVNPYGDGLACGRIVKSLL from the coding sequence ATGAAAAAGATAATGTTAGTCTTCGGGACTCGTCCCGAAGCTATTAAAATGGCACCATTGGTGAAAGAATTTCAGAAACACCCTGATAGCTTTCAAACCATTGTCTGTGTTACTGGACAACATCGCCAAATGCTTGACCAAGTGTTGAACCTGTTTGAAATAGCACCAGATTTCGATCTAAATATAATGAAACAGGGACAAGATCTCTACGATGTGACGGCAAGGGTATTGACAGGTATGCGTGATATTCTGAAAGAGGCGAAACCTGATATTGTATTGGTACATGGAGATACTACTACAAGCACAGCTGCCGCTCTTGCAGCTTTTTATCAACAAATACCTGTAGGTCATGTGGAAGCAGGGCTTCGCACACATAATATTTATAGTCCATGGCCAGAAGAAATGAACCGCCAGATAACGGGGCGTATTGCTACTTATAATTTTGCACCTACTTTACTAAGTAAAAGTAATCTTTTAAAGGAGGCCATAAATCCGGATTCAATTGTCGTGACGGGGAATACCGTCATTGACGCCTTACATCAAGTCGTTACGAAAATCAAGAAGGATACGCTCCTTGATATTGAATTAGAGAAGACGCTCATACAAAGTGGATATGACGTAAGTCGTTTAAGAGATGGAAAGAAGCTGGTACTCATTACAGGGCATCGTCGGGAGAATTTTGGTGACGGTTTCATTCAGATGTGTACAGCAATCAAAGACCTAACCCAAAAATATCCTGAGGTTGATTTTGTGTATCCCATGCATCTTAATCCTAATGTGCGCAAGCCTATTTTTGAAGTCTTTGGTGAAAATCTTTCTAATCTGAAAAACATGTTTTTCATTGAGCCTCTCGAATATTTAAGTTTCGTTTATCTGATGGAAAAATCAACAATTGTATTAACCGATAGCGGAGGAATTCAGGAAGAAGCACCGGGACTGGGTAAGCCGGTATTAGTAATGCGTGATACTACAGAACGTCCGGAGGCATTGGATGCAGGGACAGTGAAATTGGTAGGAACAGACTATAATAAGATTGTAGATGAAGTTTCTATATTGTTGGATAACGCAGAAACATATAAAAAGATGAGTATGGCGGTCAATCCTTACGGAGACGGACTGGCATGCGGAAGGATTGTGAAATCTTTGTTATAG
- the wecC gene encoding UDP-N-acetyl-D-mannosamine dehydrogenase: MKACFMGLGYIGLPTAIIAAKNGVQVVGVDINPKVVEMTNQGKLHIIEPGMEEMLQEVVKAGSLKAATVPEVSDAYFMVVPTPFKGNHEPDISYVESATRAVLPLLKEGDLYVIESTSPVGTTDKMKDLIFSERPELIDNIYIAYCPERVLPGNVIYELVHNDRVIGGINDESTDKAIAFYSQFVHGTLHSTNSKTAEMCKLTENSSRDVQIAFANELSLICDKAGINVWELINLANKHPRVNILQPGCGVGGHCIAVDPYFITAEFPMESKIISQAREINNYKSFWCAEKVQSEMLKFELEHHYKPCVAMMGLAFKPNIDDLRESPAKYIVTKVMQSCNNANILVVEPNVKEHNVFKLTDYRDAYEKADIIVFLTAHEPFRALECREDKVILDFCGIFKK; the protein is encoded by the coding sequence CAGGGCAAATTGCATATCATAGAGCCGGGTATGGAAGAGATGTTGCAAGAAGTGGTAAAAGCGGGTAGCTTGAAAGCTGCCACTGTTCCCGAAGTAAGCGATGCCTATTTTATGGTGGTTCCTACACCATTTAAAGGAAATCACGAACCTGATATTTCATATGTGGAATCAGCAACTCGCGCCGTGCTTCCTTTATTGAAAGAGGGTGATTTGTATGTTATAGAATCTACTTCACCTGTGGGTACTACTGATAAAATGAAAGATCTTATTTTTTCAGAACGTCCCGAATTAATTGATAATATATATATAGCCTACTGTCCTGAGCGTGTGTTGCCGGGTAATGTCATTTATGAATTAGTACACAATGATCGCGTCATTGGTGGGATAAATGATGAATCTACTGATAAAGCTATTGCTTTTTATAGTCAGTTTGTACATGGTACGCTTCATAGCACTAATAGCAAAACTGCTGAAATGTGTAAATTGACTGAAAATTCAAGCCGTGATGTACAAATAGCTTTTGCCAATGAACTTTCACTTATTTGTGATAAAGCCGGTATTAATGTATGGGAACTGATAAACTTAGCTAACAAGCATCCACGCGTCAATATTCTGCAACCAGGATGTGGTGTAGGAGGGCATTGTATTGCCGTAGATCCGTATTTTATTACCGCCGAATTTCCAATGGAATCTAAGATCATTAGCCAGGCACGTGAAATTAATAATTATAAATCATTTTGGTGCGCAGAAAAAGTACAGAGCGAGATGCTGAAATTTGAGCTTGAGCATCACTATAAACCTTGTGTGGCTATGATGGGGCTTGCTTTTAAACCCAATATTGATGATTTGCGTGAATCACCAGCTAAATATATTGTTACTAAAGTAATGCAAAGTTGCAATAATGCCAATATTCTAGTGGTAGAACCTAACGTGAAGGAACACAATGTGTTTAAACTCACTGATTATAGAGATGCTTACGAAAAGGCTGATATTATCGTTTTTCTGACTGCACATGAACCGTTCAGGGCGCTTGAATGTCGGGAAGATAAGGTTATTCTCGATTTCTGCGGTATTTTCAAAAAATAA